The Quercus lobata isolate SW786 chromosome 9, ValleyOak3.0 Primary Assembly, whole genome shotgun sequence region TTCCCTAATAGGAATgatccaaatttttttcattttttcaaaaatagagagagagagagagagagagagagagagagaggtagaggTTTAATTGTGCTCCCTAAAACAAATTCCATTGATATATACTTATTTTAAAGACAAACAAACTCTATTGATGTATACTTATTTTAAAGACAAAGTAAACTGTTGGTTGTTAAAGTTTATGTGTAgtccctaaaattttaaaaataggtGCTTTTGATCCCTTACTTTAAttgtattaattttatattgtttttggcTATCAGATCATTGAAgtggtatttttttaataacatgaTTATGaatgagtttttaaaaaaaaatgaaaaatcactCACCCATTTGCACATTTATAACAAAGTTTCAAagatgtttatttatttttgataaactaGATATAGAAATTGAACTAATTATCAAAATGAAGTACCTCTCATGGGTCCTTTTTGATCACACTACTCTTCCTCACCACTTTTCTCTAGTTGGCAGTTagcttcttcattttttttttttttttttttttttttttgcctttttcctTCTGGCTGAATAAAAAAGTAGGTTTTCGGTGTGGACTCATTTACCCTACGCCATGTGACGACAATAAGTAATACCACGCATACCTCTGGGACTTTGTTGGGGCTTTTGCTCATACAGCTTACTAAGTAAAACAATTTGAAGATTCTTACTATCAAGCCACACTCTGCTGTGGTTAGTTGATAGTTAGCATTGTCCTTGGCCTTGACTCCCTATTTATCTTATTAGACTAAAGTATACTAGCAGACTTTAAAATTTTGGCTTTTCATTTTGGccatttgttttaatttcatttttatattgaccctttatttttcaaaattccatTTTTATGAAGGATCAAacgaaaaaaatgaattaaacatCAATGgcagaaataaaaatattggcTAATATGAAAGGTAcataatgacaaaaaaaatgtcaaaaggaaaattttgaaacataaaaggccaaaatgaaaacaaccacaaattttattaaaggcTTAAAGTGTACTTTAACCATCGCCGGAGCCAAGGGGGTCGAGAGGGGGCAATTTTCCCCCTAACTTTGTGGAAAATTCCTCTTAGTATTGCTAATTTGCTATAGTTGAGTTCTTCGCCCCTCATTGTCTCCTAGATTAGACAAAGGATAAAGAAATTCTTActctaagagcattagcatttgggggggggggggggtggtaaACACCCCCCAGTTTCTATTTTAACAATTGAGAACACAAAAAAGTGTTCCAACCCGATatgtaaaacttaaaaattttagaacccGTGAACAATAGGTACTTATATTTACAACCCACTATTCATGAGTTTGtaaacacaaataataataataataataatttattcacTCTTTCTCTCCTCTACACTTCACTCCAGTCTCTCAATATCCAAAACTCTCCTCTCTCGACTTTGTGCAGTTCTCCctctatcttctctctctcaattccCCTTTGTGATCCTCGTGATTttaggtggtgggttttggtgATGGCACAGATCAGAGTTTGGGTCAGTGGTTGTGGTTGGAGTTTGGGTTGGTCGGTGGCTGGATCGGTAATGGTTTCTTGGTTAGTGATGGGTTGCTCGGTCTGTCGGTGGCTGGATCGGTGATCGCTGTTGGCTAGATTGGagtttggtggtgggttttagTGATGGTTGTCTTGGTGGTGGGTTTCGATGGTGGTTGGGTTGGGAGTGGTATTTGGgtggttgagatttttttttttttttggtaaaatgagTATGATTTTGGGTTAGGTATTGATTGTGGTGATGTTGGGTGGTGGTGGTAATTTTGGTGGTGAAGAATTGGTGTTTGTGTAGAGTTTTGGTGGAAGGTGGTTGTGTGGGtttacgagagagagagagagagagagagagagagagagagagaagggaaaagaaaaaggaaagagagagggaagagaagagatagatttcaattgtttatattatttaatgttgtaatttatattattttaataaattgtatgtaaaaatagaatCTAAGATGTAgagtgagttgtaaaataaaatggtaaaatagataaaatagatttttaaagtgtaaaatataatttttttgcatctttggatgctaatgctctacGTGGTTCACGTGatagaaaaagatagaaaaagacAGAGAACTAGAGAAGTAATGTAAAACAAAACACATCTCCCACTAGAAAACAACAATAACTCTCACATAGAATTTAATGCCACGAGactctcattcttctttttagTTATACCTACCACATTTTAATTTAATGCCACGAGactctcattcttctttttagTTATACCTACCACATTTTTAATCATCCAATTGTgggaaaatttttatggaaatttgaaaaaattgtcaactCAACaagttatttttcaatttttcttaaaaagttttctaaaatagtttactaacgTATACCCTTAAATATACGTTAGTAAAATCCATATACCTATTCAcgtcactttttaaaaaaaaaaaattattttaaaattttcacttattctgacttttttttcctcactgaAACCCAGCCCGTGTGACtcaaattctaaacaaaataataataaaatgtacATGCTTGTGTCCAAAACGGGCGGGTCTGGTCGGGTTCGGGTTGGGTCAATCGGGTCATGGGTCAAACGGATCACGGGTCAAAAACGGATCATTTTAAGTGGGTTGAAATCGGGTTCGGGTCAATCGAGttgcgggtcgggtcgggttgggtcgggttgacccctatttttcacatgattttttttttttttaataaagaaaacaatatgtatttgccatttggatagttatgcaacatattacttgatgtaaaatgcattattttgaattcactacttatatcaagaataaactcagttaaacttattaatatttattcaataattttaaaattatacaaatcctaacattgctatctaaaacaaaacaacacaaagataagtaaaacaaatatacaagttttatttttacacaatatcaacattccaaaaaaaaaaattacaaatgacttattggataactcatttgataaagaataaaaacatataagaaagttacaattttaaaaattaattttataatctattatcaattgtagttgacactctatttcaatttgagatatacattaaagtttgattgcttacttatttatacctagtctcttttatgaagatcatatcactgttaagcagcacacactctaggaaatatcataatttattttgaaaaactgtttattttgaacataaattgttaaaaaatagatctaaacattcataatttatgctaatttgatactttggctttactattttcacacttatgaATGTGCCTCAcacatatctacaattttaaatctatttttaactttactataaccagattatcttagcatgtactttgctatttgatatctaaaaatctttactcattacagaatgctcaacaatttatttttcaattaatttgcatgcagttatgtaaatgtatcaattgtttccttaaaactcataataaacaattaaactaatattgtcttaatttcactatttttttttaccccaaaaaaaaagttttaaaaaaatggtttgggTTCGGGTCGtgttgggtcgggttgacccgcaCAAAACATGGGTCGGGTCATGGGTCAATCCATTTTTACttcgggtaaaaaaaaaatcgggttcgggtcgggttttttggggtcgggtcgggtcagaaaattctgacccgttttgccatgtctacttGTGCAGCACCAAAACCTTACCGCATCCTTTATATTTTTTGCTTCACTTCTATATCTTACTTTTTCACATGAAGTTCGAATTTTGCTATAAATCTAAAAGTTTAATACTTAGAAGAACAGAGGGGAAAAAACCGTTCGAAAAGGATGCAAAGCTATAATTTTTGAAGTACATTTATACTTTTAACACTTTTAGATTAAATTATCTTCTCAAGTTATTTTTAGTAATCAAATTAGATGTCTAAACTTTTGGTCTTCTGATTAATCTCTTACTTTAATTGTTAGTAACTATGGAtgggccatttttttttttttttaatatatgaaatatatatttgtaattaatTGAGTTGTGGggaatcataaatgtaataatGAGTCCTGAGAATTCTAAACAAACTTATATTGAGGTAGATTTTGCAAATCATCCTTCGGATTCTTCtttaagaagaaatttttttattaccatCCTTAAGATATAGATCAAGTTTGGAGAACATATCTACAATGTGAACCTTGTCAACTAGTTGACCATACTTTTCCAcaaagagaatttgaaaaaataaagtgtTGATCTAATTCAACATGGTTCAATGAATATAaagatcaaattttttattattgtctttTAATGTTGTTCCCTTAAGCTGAAATCTTGGCTCCACCAATAATGTGATTAATGAGTgtttttattaccaaaaaaaaaaatatatatatatatatatataaaaaaaatgaaaaatcactCACCCATTTGCACAGTCATAACAAAGTTTcaaagatatttatttatttttgataacccagatataaaaatttaattaattatcaaaatgAAGTATATCATAATACATTTACACAACGCCTTGAAGCAAGTCAGGGTGCTCCTTTAACAAATCTATTCTTTCTCAGTTGTGCGTGCATATTTCTCTAAAAGTATTTGTTGGTGTTGAATATCTCCCATCGATCAGTGACGCAGTTCTCCCAATTCCATTCACACTTCCAACGTTATATCAATTGCTGTACTTTGATTGGTCATCCTCCTCAGTTTCGCATGCTTCTATAATTATGATTACAGGCATCACTACATACTGTACACAGTACACCCACAGCCTTTGCAAACCCCGCTCTCTCTTTTGATCCCCGGAGCTCACCAATAGTTTGTAGCAGTTTGTCAGTGGTGGTGGCGATTCCCATTGCTTAGGTCTTTGTGGCTTGGGATTTACTACTATAATGCTTAGTTTGGATGGAaggagaaggaaagaaaatagagtAAAATTGGCTGAAAATCGACTCGTATTTTAGTCAATACTTTCCAGTGGCTTTCTTGTTTTTGTCACCTTCGATGAGTGATTTGCCTgttattgtgtaaattttttataaaacctcAATTGTTATatcataataaaatacaaacctctctctctctctctctctctctctctctctctctctctctctctctctctctctctctctctctctctctctctctctctctcgtataAGGAAATTAATGGATTATAAACGGAAGAATTAATagcattcattttttaaactagTGGTTGGGTTAGAAATATTTTCTAGAGGGCgtcaaattaatatatatcaATAGTTTTGGTTCCCCACACACATATAATTTATACTTATCAAATTTATGTGTGTACTTCAAATATGTTTTCACATGATTTATGcctataaaaaaagatttattatttattattttaggagtaaggcttcttttttttattgttgttgtttaagaaaatttcatcagctgaattttatataattcaagACATGTATTTTCTTTCCTTAAGTCATTGCGTAGTTATcacttatattatattaatcacACTTAATATTCTTTAAACATTTTAAATcatggattttctttttaataaattgaagATTACACATTAGAGtatgatgatatttttaataaacataaattgtatataaattatttttggataattaaataataaatgcCACTTTTATTTGTCTTAAAAGATAAAATGcagtacaaaaaaataaaaataaaaataaaaataaaaacaatgctaaatgaataatttttatttgggtaaattccacaaactaCCCTTGAGGTTTGTGATAATATCCAACTAagtccaaaacattttaaaacctaccaatttcgtccaaaaaagacaattttgtccctgaacttaaaaaaaaaaaaaaaaaaaaaaaaaacttcttccTCTGTCTTCTGTCTCTTTCCTCTCCCCGTCTCCCCTGAGTTCTCCATCTCAAAACATATCCCAGAGTCACCATTGCCATTCAACCACCACCTGACCAAACACACCACCCACCTAACCACCACGGCAACAACCCACCCCACCACCACGGTAACAtcctaccaccaccaccatgaaccTATAATGcacaaaaacccacaaaaaaatcaaagcaaaattcACACAACTGAAACCCACAAAATCTGAATCCAAAAGGCAAGACCCATCCCAAAATCCATCAATAAATCAAAACCAGAAAATTccaacccaaaacccattggaACCCAcctaaaatcaaaacccatgaacCATAAATCAACCCATCATGACCCACGCCGGACTTGAGAGACCCACAACCCACGACCACACCGGACTTGAGAGAGCCATGACCCACAACCTACGCCGAACTTGCCATGATCCACGCCGGACTTGATGCACCCACGACCCGCAATGGAGCCATGACCCATGGAGAAGACGGAGAGAATACAGGCATACGGCTTGGTCAGGTGGCTTGCGGTGGCCTATGATGGTGGTGGCTTGGTGTGGGACCAGTGATAGAGGGTCTAGCCATGGTGGCTTGgtgatgggttgggtttgaAGATGAAGAACTCAGAGGAGAAATGGGGAAAACagaggaagaagagaaaataaaaaaaagtcacggcgtttttttgtttttttaagttcagggacaaaattgtctttttaGGATGAAATTGGTAGGTTTTTAAATCTGTTGGACTTAGTTGGTATTATCTCAAACCTCAGGGgtggtttgtggaatttaccctttttattttgttcatggATGGCAAAATAGAACACGTCCTAAACAATAAAAGTCAtcttatattttcttctaatggaaaatgaaaagaaaaagcattTACTAAAGAGATTTACAtgaaatttttagaaacatatgtTTTAAAGCTCTTAAGGTTAATGAGTTCTATAtggtaagaaaattaaatatgaaaagaaaaaaaaaatagacatcattattttaaattatccttttttctattaaaaaaaaaaaaaaacaggtcAAGGGACCAATTAAGTAAAATTTATTTAgccttttaaaaaatgtataatttgttgacaatttaaaaattttgttaataaaatgaAGGGGGAGTGCCGGAATAGGCAAATTTAAAACTTTGAggactttttcttttgagaaactttaagcactaaaatattagggactaaaatttcttaaCATGTAAACTAGAattccatataaaaaaaaataataataaatatttaatgcTAGAATATATAATTCTATATACAAACATAATCATAATCAATGTCTGTTAATAActatataattatcaaatttctgatttcatattgaaaaaagattttaaaaaatatataaaaaaacatattatattaAACATAGCTCGTTTGGTAAGTAAATGAATTTCTTTCTTGACCAAACCCAACAGTTAATTTATAACCCTAGTCAAGGCGCAAGGGCTATATAAAGGTGTCCATGTGAAGTAATATGTTCCCAAGTAacccattccactaaaaaacgtAGTAGCTTCACCAAAGACCTTAGTCAATGGCTCTTAAACTACTTGCTTCACTCCATATCTGCAAGTTCAATAGACCACCACCTATCCCATCTAAAGGTCCTATCTCACTTGTAAAATCCAGAAGTGGCATCGTTGTCCAATGCATGCCAGCCAGCAAAATATCAAATAGTCCCACTACTTTGCGGCGATCAGCAAATTACCAACCTACCGATTGGCACAATAACTACATCCAGTCATTGAGAAATGATTATACGGTACGCTTGTGTTACTGttttcatttgttaattttactAGTGATAGTAATTGTTAATAATGGAAACTGATTATACCCATTAATGACAAACTTGTGATGTAGGGGGAATCATGCACTAGACAAAATAATATGTtaaaggaacaagtgaggatgATGCTTCACAAAGTGGTGGATCCTATAGAGCAACTCGAGCTGATAGATATCTTGCAGAGATTGGGAATATCTTATCACTTTGAGGGAGAAATAAAGAGAATATTAGAAGGACTTTACAACAATATTGACCATGGTAGTGATATTGACACATGGAAGACGAAGAATTTATATGCCATAGCTCTTAAATTTAGACTCCTAAGACAACATGGATATATTGTGTCTCAAGGTATTAaagcatattaaaaaaaaattgacaagtGGGTGTTTACTGTTTACACCTAAGATAAAAATGAAGTATAGTTTCTTAGATTTTGTAACTTAGGttatccaattaaattcaactatgcATGCGTGGTCATTTTGATCAATAAATtatatggttgaatttaatgtatttagaaaaaataacaTTGTTGATTAATgcatctatatatatagttaaatttaattagaaaacctataaatataatatagaaaaattaCTAGTATCGAATTTTTAATGCCTAATCCTTCATTTATAGTTAACATTATTTTGTTGGTCTTCATAGAAGTTTTCAATAGTTTCATGGATGAGAGAGGAAATTTCAAAGCATGCCTTTGCGAGGATACGAAGGGTATGCTATCCTTGTATGAAGCCTCATTCCTTtctatagaaaatgaaaatatcttAGAAGATGCAAGAGAATTCTCAACAAAACATCTGAAAGTATACGTCAAGaagaataaagataaaaatcttTCTGCTTTAGTGAGCCATTCCTTGAAGGTTCCACTACATTGGAGGATGCTTAGGTTGGAAGCAAGGTGGTTCATTGATATATATAGAAGAAGAGAAGACATGAACACTATCTTGCTTGAGCTTGCAGAATTGGATTTCAACATGGTACAAGCAACCCACCAAGAAGATCTAAAAGAATTGTCAAGGTAAAAACTAATAAGCATGGGTATGTTTGGATACAAGTAGAAAAACTAGTATACGATATACTGGGGATATgtgaattaatatatatatatatatatgttaagaatatattaatttaagagTAATAATGAATATTAAAGTAAATCTCTAATCATTAAATCATATTATGATGTTCATAATGCAAATTAAGattcaaaaaagtaaataacgaTAACTAGATAAATATTCAACATTGAagtcaatatataaaaaatataaaagaaataagttAATAACCTTAGGTTTTAAGCTTTTGTTTAATTTACTAAACTTGAAAGACGCATTAAATTGCTATAATTAATTATAACACTCATGTATTCTTCTTTTGTTCAAACAAAGGTCGTGGAAGAGCACAGGCCttgtagaaaatttgaattttgtgagGGATAGGCCAATGGAGTGTCTCTTATGGACAATGGGACTAATGTTTCAGCCACAATTTGGATATTTTAGGAGAACAATAGCAAAGTTCGGTGCACTAATAACAGTAATAGATGATATTTATGATGTATATGGCACTTTGGATGAGCTGGAGTGCTTCACAAATGCTGTTCAGAGGTTTGTAACATCAATGAGGCTATGTCTCGAATGCTTTAAAGCTATCTCTAACATATAGACTTAATGTTAACGGTACTCCGTATGATTCTAGATGGGATATCAACGCAATGGATGGGCTCCCAGAATATATGAAGTTGTGTTTCTTTGCTCTACACAATTCAGTTAATGAATTGGCTTTTGATATCCTCAAGGAACAAAGATTCAACATCATTCGTTACCTTAAAAAAGTGGTATGGACTTAATTTCTAAATTCATCAATATTGATCCTTAACATTTTTCTCTTAAACTCGTTGTGTTATACTAattcaaattcattgtttcactataatttttttttagtgggctGATTTATGTAGAACTTATTTGTTGGAGGCAAAGTGGTACCACAACGGATATACTCCAAGCCTTCAAGAATACATTGAGAATGCATGGATATCGGTAGCAGGACCAAATTTAATGGTGCAGGCTTATTTTTGTGTCACAAATCCACTAACAAGTGAAGCCTTGGATTGCTTGGAAGAGTACCCTAACATGATCCGTTGGTCATCATTGATTTTACGACTTGCAGATGATCTTGGAACATCTACGGTATATAAATGGATCTATTTTATAGttcataatattaaatattacaaatttaaaggCATATgaaattttaagtaaataaataatgtgaCAATATGTACACAATTagatataagaaataaaatatgagCCATGAAATGGATTCCCTATTAATTTCAATAGAAtccttgtgcacaaactatacTAGCTTAGTTTCATTATGAATTCTTTCTAATACTTCACACTAACATGCTAACATATGTTTTATATGTACATGGAAACATATGTTTTATATGTACATGGAAACTTAGGATGAGATAAAAAGAGGTGATGTCCCCAAAGCGATCCAATGCTACATGAACGAAACTGGTGCTAGTGAAGAAGATGCTCGTGAGTACATAAGGTGTATGATTAGTGCAACATGGAAGAAGATGAATGAAGTCCAAGTTGCAAGTTCTCCCTTCTCTCAAACATATATAGATATTTCGTTCAACGTTGCAAGGATGGCCCAATTCATGTACCAACATGGAGATGGACACGGTGCTGGGAACCAAGAAACTAAGGGTCATATTTTGTCATTACTTATTCAACCCATTCCAGTAAATAAAAATCGATGTGATTAATTATTGATACGTAAAGATGTGGACTTGAAGGTCTAGTTTGACAATTACACTAGTCGAAGTCATAAGAAAAATAGTTGGTAAAGCCATTGGCTAGCTAACACCTGTCCTCTTTCTTTAATTCCCTGTGTTATCCAAAACTGTTTAGTcagtgttttctttttccttttttccttttcatttggACGATATTTTTGACAATAATGTATTGTTTTCCATTGATGAGTGTGTTTTATGGGCTAAAAGTTAATTACGTCTTCCTTACTGCACTAGTAATGCctagttctttaaaaaaaaaatacatgatatTTTACAAGCTAACACGATATGATGTTATATTATGCTAGAATATTatgttattataattttatattaatataattttaatacaaGAATacgatattaaattattttaaaaagtgataagattaaaataatgtaatatattttataattttaaattataataacattaaaatatatatatatatatatatattacatcaTTCTAATATATATAGCATTAAAAAAAGCATGTAACGACAAACACAATCCTCAGTTCTTCTTTGATCAAAGTCTTCGCAAGTTCTTTATTTGTGTGCATATTTGGCCCACACGTGGCCAGAAGCAGAACACCCCGGTTAATATCAGTACCTTATTAAATGTCACATCCTTCAAAAAAAAGTACCCTTCCCCCTTCTGCTCATTGCGGAAACTACGCTATTGTCCTTATATATTGTTAATGGCTACTCTACAACTGTCGATTTATCTTGCGAAAAAATTGCACCATTCACATAAACTTTATTCAGTCCAGAGGTGGTTGTGGCGGCTTTCGTTGGTTGTGATCCACTGTAGTACTGTACATGAAAGCTAGCTAGTTGCTGAAACTCTTTCACAGTGTGTACACACTACACGCTGAAAGAAACACCGCTCCTCTGGGACGCCATGATATtcgggaaattttttttttttcttttgagaaactaGTAAAATATCAATTGAGAGAACAATTTGATTCAGTGTGTCTATCTCTTCGTTCTCCATGCACCTACCTATTTTGCTATTCAGGGCCGGCCCAGGACCTAGGCaacttaggcctaggcctaaggccccacaaccaaaaaaaaaattccctactAAAAAAAGGCTCCATCTCTCTCCATAaaggcccaaaattttataaaaatataacgtttttaaataattgatacTTTTTTTAAGAGTGATGTTAAATAtatcacaaattttactataggtttaagtttaagtttaaCTGACATGTCACCAATcatataaaaaagtaattcaaacacaaataaattaaactgttgaaattcatcaattacaataattatcatattatattgtgaatattttgtagtatctttagtatttttctttttcatttctaacaagGTTTCCAAAATAGGAGACCAGTAGAAATTTAaaccaattgaaaccctaaaatgtttcaaaaaaataaatgctgCAAATGTGATAGATCATCAATGATTAATCTCCTCTGATAATTTGAGAtcttaatttttgtaaactaatctcCTACAAAGCTACACATCGAATAATATCtatttatctctttctcttaaaatgaatatataaaattaaaatttagattagaacTATACTTAACTATGCATAGTCATATATCCAAGTTAAAgtaagtttcttttttaaaaaaataatatttttttttagttctttttgtttaaatttatgtttcaactatgatattcaatcaTCTGTATGAAATTAACCTTAGTTTAAttagtattattcatcaatttctatatttacatcaaatagtatatcaatttatttaattaatgtttacatataaaaaggCCCTAATAAAATTTTCGCCTTAGACCCCAAATTTTGTTGGGCCGGCC contains the following coding sequences:
- the LOC115960589 gene encoding myrcene synthase, chloroplastic-like isoform X1; protein product: MALKLLASLHICKFNRPPPIPSKGPISLVKSRSGIVVQCMPASKISNSPTTLRRSANYQPTDWHNNYIQSLRNDYTGESCTRQNNMLKEQVRMMLHKVVDPIEQLELIDILQRLGISYHFEGEIKRILEGLYNNIDHGSDIDTWKTKNLYAIALKFRLLRQHGYIVSQEVFNSFMDERGNFKACLCEDTKGMLSLYEASFLSIENENILEDAREFSTKHLKVYVKKNKDKNLSALVSHSLKVPLHWRMLRLEARWFIDIYRRREDMNTILLELAELDFNMVQATHQEDLKELSRSWKSTGLVENLNFVRDRPMECLLWTMGLMFQPQFGYFRRTIAKFGALITVIDDIYDVYGTLDELECFTNAVQRWDINAMDGLPEYMKLCFFALHNSVNELAFDILKEQRFNIIRYLKKVWADLCRTYLLEAKWYHNGYTPSLQEYIENAWISVAGPNLMVQAYFCVTNPLTSEALDCLEEYPNMIRWSSLILRLADDLGTSTDEIKRGDVPKAIQCYMNETGASEEDAREYIRCMISATWKKMNEVQVASSPFSQTYIDISFNVARMAQFMYQHGDGHGAGNQETKGHILSLLIQPIPVNKNRCD
- the LOC115960589 gene encoding myrcene synthase, chloroplastic-like isoform X2 is translated as MALKLLASLHICKFNRPPPIPSKGPISLVKSRSGIVVQCMPASKISNSPTTLRRSANYQPTDWHNNYIQSLRNDYTGESCTRQNNMLKEQVRMMLHKVVDPIEQLELIDILQRLGISYHFEGEIKRILEGLYNNIDHGSDIDTWKTKNLYAIALKFRLLRQHGYIVSQVFNSFMDERGNFKACLCEDTKGMLSLYEASFLSIENENILEDAREFSTKHLKVYVKKNKDKNLSALVSHSLKVPLHWRMLRLEARWFIDIYRRREDMNTILLELAELDFNMVQATHQEDLKELSRSWKSTGLVENLNFVRDRPMECLLWTMGLMFQPQFGYFRRTIAKFGALITVIDDIYDVYGTLDELECFTNAVQRWDINAMDGLPEYMKLCFFALHNSVNELAFDILKEQRFNIIRYLKKVWADLCRTYLLEAKWYHNGYTPSLQEYIENAWISVAGPNLMVQAYFCVTNPLTSEALDCLEEYPNMIRWSSLILRLADDLGTSTDEIKRGDVPKAIQCYMNETGASEEDAREYIRCMISATWKKMNEVQVASSPFSQTYIDISFNVARMAQFMYQHGDGHGAGNQETKGHILSLLIQPIPVNKNRCD